The Desulfovibrio piger DNA segment GGCGCCTGCGATGGAGGCCTGGGCCCAGCGGCAGCAGCAGTAGGGCTTGAAGTACAGGTCCGCCATGCGCCAGCGGCTTCCCAGTTCTTCGGCCAGCGCGGCGTCGAAATCCAGCAGGGGGGAGGTGAACCCGGCCTGTGCCAGCAGGATGGACATCATGGCCGTATGGGCCCCCCAGCCGACGCCGTCCTTGGCCATGCAGGGGGTGGCCACACCGCGGGCGATGAAGCCTACCGGGCCGTGGTAATCGGCGCAGTTCAGCGCCTGGAGCAGGACGTCTTCCTTCAGGCCGAGGATGCGGCCGGCGGCGGCCACGGCGCCGATGGCACCCCAGAGGCCGGAAGTGTAGACGCGGGCATGATCCCGGTTCCAGTACATGCCGGAGCGCATCCCCACCTCGTAGCCGACGGCCACGGCAGACAGCATATCCGTGCCCGAGGGAGGCGTTTCCGCCATCTCGGCGGCAGCCAGCATCACCGGCGTCAGGGCCGCACCGGGGCGTCCCTGGGCGGGCCGGTAGCCGTGCTCCACATCAAGGGCATTGGAGGCGAAACCGTTGGCCATGCTGGCCCCCAGGGGGGAGACCTTCCTGCCGCTGGAGATCAGGGTGCATTCCCCGCCCTGGAAAAAACGTTCGGCCGTGCGGGCGGTCAGGCGGGCCAGCGGTGTGACCGCACCGGCGGACAGGGCGCCCATGCTGTCCAGCAGGCAGCGCTTTGCCTGATGGCGGATCGGTTCGGGAAGATCGGCATAGCTCTGCCTGAGAATGAAATCCGTAAGGAGGTTAGCGGGAGACGGCATCATTTTGCTCCTTGGAAGAAAGACCTTGGGTCGGTATCCGCTTCTGCCATCCCGTGATGGCGGAAAGGAAAAGGACGAGCAGCAGGGCCCAGGCGTAGGGCATGAGGAGCGCGGAGGTGATGGGCGGGCTGACAAGGCCGTATTCGGCGGCGGCGTGGCTGACCGTATTGAACCAGAGCGCACAGACGATATGCCAGGGCAGCATATAGAAGATCGTACAGG contains these protein-coding regions:
- a CDS encoding MmgE/PrpD family protein, producing MPSPANLLTDFILRQSYADLPEPIRHQAKRCLLDSMGALSAGAVTPLARLTARTAERFFQGGECTLISSGRKVSPLGASMANGFASNALDVEHGYRPAQGRPGAALTPVMLAAAEMAETPPSGTDMLSAVAVGYEVGMRSGMYWNRDHARVYTSGLWGAIGAVAAAGRILGLKEDVLLQALNCADYHGPVGFIARGVATPCMAKDGVGWGAHTAMMSILLAQAGFTSPLLDFDAALAEELGSRWRMADLYFKPYCCCRWAQASIAGALKIVRENHLAVSDIRRLVIHTFSKAASLSREHPTHTDAAQYNITYPIAVALLDGQISGAQVLPPRIFDKDVLELADMIEVVVEERFPARTFSEVCITTTDGRELRSGELEPQWEPADSPSDEELLDKFTRLTAPVFGEQECARMREAIWHAEDLDNALDIWPRTLARHIEE